The genomic DNA TTATTGAAACAAAATTACCGTAATAACAAAAATGACTTAACTATAACTTCTAATAAGCATATTTCTATTTCAAATGATGATATATCAGATAATTATCATAAAATAATAGAAAAAAATTATATTTTCAGCGATAATAAAGTAAATGTAGATGCTGAAAAGATAAATTTCGTAAACAATAGTTTACTATATCAAATGGAAATTGCATTTATAAATAACAAGTTTAAAACTTTCATGAGTGTACTAAAAGGATAATTCATGTCTTTATTTAAAATATTCGACATTGCTGGTTCAGCAATGTCAGCACAATCCCAAAAAATGCAAGTACATGCAAGTAACCTAGCTAATTCTGATAGTTTGGTGAATAAAAATGGAAAGTTATATCCATATATATCAAAAAGAGTCGTTTTACAATTTGATAATTTTAAAGGATCAAAATCTGGTGGAGTCAAAGTAAAAGAAATAGTAGAAGATAAAATGCCATGCAGAGTTATATATGATCCAAATAGTCCTATCGCTAACTCTAAGGGATTTGCTAAAACTTCAAATGTAAATATAGTTTCTGAAACTATTAGTGCTATTTCGGCATCTAGAAATTATCAAGCTAATTTAGAAATTTTAAATACGATAAAATTTATGATTATGAAAACATTAACCATTGGGCAATAAACCGAGTTTAAATATGTTTATGTACTTTAAAAGAACTTTAAAGAAAATTTAACACAAGCATTTATAATATTACTTATTTTAAAATGTTCTATATAAATGATTCATATTATTAAAAAACACTATTAATAATTAATAAGATCAATATAATAAACATATTAGATTAAATGAAACTAAGTAAAAAAATTGAACTAATGGTAAATAATTATTTAATATGAAATGAAAGTTACTATAATATTTATAATTCAGTATAATGAAATAAATAAAATATAATTTTAAAAAATAAATCACTGATTATAATTACATATTATTTATTAAATCAACATANNNNNNNNNNNNNNNNNNNNNNNNNNNNNNNNNNNNNNNNNNNNNNNNNNNNNNNNNNNNNNNNNNNNNNNNNNNNNNNNNNNNNNNNNNNNNNNNNNNNCCAATATTAAAAGAACTACATAAACAACTAAAAGAAAATAAAATCAAAAAAAAATATTTAGCTTTAGTTCATGGAATTTGGCCAATAAATTTGAAATATATTTCTGCTCCTTTACTAAAAATTAAATTAAATAATGATCATATGGTTAAAATAAATAACATTTGTGGAAAATTTTCGAAAACCTATTTCAAAATAAAAACAAGATATGTCAACAATACCTTAATGTCAATTACTCCGATAACTGGACGAATGCACCAAATTCGAGTACATTCTCAATATGCAAATCATCCAATCGTATTAGATAAAAAATATGGAAAAATTAACTTAGATCATGAAATTAAAAACAATTATTCCATCCAACGATTATTACTACACGCTAGTTCTATTAGTTTTTTTCATCCAAAAAAAAAAAATATATTACTGTCACAGCACCAATAGATGAAGACTTTACAAAAATATTAAATAATCTTTCAAAAAAATATATTTAGTAAACATCGCAATGTTTCAGGATAAAAGTAATTAAACTGTAATTTATGCTTTTAATTTTATATAAAATAAATTACTATTTTAATTAGTATAATCAAAAATAAATTAATATTTGTATCAAATTTATTTAATATATCTCTGTCATAAACTAAAATCAAATATTTCTATATTTAGAATGATCAATATAAGGAAAAATTATTTGTGGCTGTTCAAAAAAATAAACCAACTCGTTCTAAACGAGGTATGCGTAGATCTCACGATCATTTATACGTCCCATTATTATCAATAGATAAAATGTCAGGAGAAACACATATTAGACACCATATCACTAAAAAAAAGTATTATAAAGGTATAAAAGTACTATAATTCTTATTTGATTAATCATACATTTTTTATGTTTAATAATAGTGCTATTTCATATAAATAACACTATTATTAATAAATTACGCAATTCATAGTATAATAGATGATGTCTTATAATTATGTTTCAGAAGTCCATATACCTTATAAACTAAATGTTGTTTAATAATAGTCTATTCTTTAAAATTTAAAAAATACTTTATTTTAAAGTAATATTTAATGTTTCTAAATAATTTGTTTTGAAATCAATTAATATTGAATTTAAAATAAAAAGTTAACATATTTTAAAATGATATAATTTAATAAAATTTAAACTGTTAAAATACTAGTTTTTAAAATACATATTTTAAAAGGAATGTTAATGCGTTTATATGCTATGTTATTTCCTGGCCAAGAAAAACAAAAAAAAAATGTATTATTATCTCTTATAAAAAAATATAAAATAATAAAACAAACTTTTGATGAATCTTCCGAATACGTTGGACATAATTTATACAAATTAGTAGACAATAGTTCACAACAAGAAATGGACAAAAGTAAATATACTAAATTAATTACATTAACAATATCAGTTGCTATGTATCGATTATGGCAACAAAAAAATAGAAATATTCCAGTAATACTGTCTGGACACAGTTTAGGTGAATATTCAGCATTAGTCTGTGCTGAATCATTAAAGTTTTGTGATGCTATAAAATTAATTATATTACGCGACAAATTTATGAAAGAATCTATGAAACATAAATTAGGAGCTATGAATGTAATAATAGGATTAAAACAATTTAAAATTGAAAAAATTTTAAAAAAATTCAATATTATAAAAGAAGTTTCAATAGCTTGCATTAATACCTATAATCAAATTGTTATTTCAGGAGAAAAATGTGCAGTTTATAAAGTAAGTTCTGCTTGTCAAAAAATTGGTGCTAAAAAAATTTTTCGTCTCTCTATAAATCCACCTTCTCATTGTATGCTAATGATAGAAGCATCGAAAAAATTATCAACAATATTAAAACATATATCATTTAAAATACCAATATTTCCAATTGTTAACAATGTTGATGTAAAATGCGAAACTTCTGCACATGCAATTCGTAGTGCACTAACTAGACAATTATATAATCCAGTTAGATGGAGTGAAATAATAACATATTTATCTAATAAATATGTCTCAATGTTTATTGAATTAGGGTTGAATAATACATTAACCAACCTTAATAAATCTACTATTGCAATTCCTTCAATTTCACCTAATAATACAGTTAACTTTTATCAAAGATTTTGAAAACTTTATAATACCTAAATGACCAATAAAAAAAAAGTAGCATTAGTCACAGGAGCTAGTCGCGGTATAGGAAAAGAAATTTCGAAAAAATTAGCAAGTAAAGGAATTATAGTAATTGGAACTGCTACATCTAACGCTGGAACGAAAATAATTAATAGTTATTTAAAAAATCATGGAACTAGTTTTATTCTTGATGTTATGAATTCTGATTCAATTAAAAACGCTATGCAAAATATTTGCAACGATTTTGAACATATTGACATATTGATCAATAATATAGGTATCGTTCAAGATAAATTGTTAGTTAATATGACATATAGCGATTGGAATAAAGTTATTGAAATTAACTTAAATTCTATTTTTCACATATCCAAACCTATTGTGAAGAAAATGATACGAAAAAAGCAAGGAAAAATCATTACAATAGGATCAATCATAGGACATATAGGAAACTATGGACAAACAAATTATTCTGCATCTAAATCCGGATTGATAGGTTTTCATAGATCTTTAGCATTAGAAGTTGCTTCTCAAGGTATTTGCGTTAATATGATAGCACCAGGTTTTATTGAGACTGATATGACAAAGAAATTAACTAAACATCAAAAATACAAATACCTTTTAAAAATACCTATGAAAAAATTTGGAAAAATTAATGAAATATCTGAAACAGTTTTATTCTTAATTTCTGATAATATTAGTTATATTACAGGTCAAGTCATACACATAAATGGAGGAATGTATATGCCATAAATTTTTTATAGTATATTTAAAATAATAATATTCGCACTTTTATTTTATTCTAAACATTTTTTGAATACTTGTACTAAATAATAAAATAGAGATTTTTATGAAAAATTTAGAAAAAAGAGTTAAAAAAATAATTTCAAAGCAATTAGGTTTAATGGAAGAAGAAGTAAAAAATACATCATCTTTAACTGAAGATTTAGGTGCAGATTCGTTAGATAATGTAGAATTAATTATGACATTAGAAGATGAATTTAACATCGAAATTCAAGATGAAGAAGCAGAAGATTTAACTACAGTACAATCTATATTAAATTTCTTAAAAAATAAGTGCCAATAATTAATGTTTAATAAAATAACAATATTAATTAACTAAATGATACATAAATTATCTTAATAAAAATATTAGCTTGGAATGTTTATCAATGTTAAATAATAAATTCATAGTTATTGAAGGAATAGAAGGATCTGGAAAAACTACTATGTGTCATTTTACAAAAAACTTGTTATTTGAATATGGTATCACCAATATAAAAAGTTTAAGAGAACCTGGAGGGACCCCTTTATCTGAAAAGATAAGATGTTTGATT from Buchnera aphidicola (Melaphis rhois) includes the following:
- the rpmF gene encoding 50S ribosomal protein L32 — protein: MAVQKNKPTRSKRGMRRSHDHLYVPLLSIDKMSGETHIRHHITKKKYYKGIKVL
- the flgB gene encoding flagellar basal body rod protein FlgB; the encoded protein is MLNKLNKEFNFNRYALNLRAYRQELLASNIANSDTPNYKSLDINFSKILQSLLKQNYRNNKNDLTITSNKHISISNDDISDNYHKIIEKNYIFSDNKVNVDAEKINFVNNSLLYQMEIAFINNKFKTFMSVLKG
- the flgC gene encoding flagellar basal body rod protein FlgC, yielding MSLFKIFDIAGSAMSAQSQKMQVHASNLANSDSLVNKNGKLYPYISKRVVLQFDNFKGSKSGGVKVKEIVEDKMPCRVIYDPNSPIANSKGFAKTSNVNIVSETISAISASRNYQANLEILNTIKFMIMKTLTIGQ
- the fabG gene encoding 3-oxoacyl-[acyl-carrier-protein] reductase; amino-acid sequence: MTNKKKVALVTGASRGIGKEISKKLASKGIIVIGTATSNAGTKIINSYLKNHGTSFILDVMNSDSIKNAMQNICNDFEHIDILINNIGIVQDKLLVNMTYSDWNKVIEINLNSIFHISKPIVKKMIRKKQGKIITIGSIIGHIGNYGQTNYSASKSGLIGFHRSLALEVASQGICVNMIAPGFIETDMTKKLTKHQKYKYLLKIPMKKFGKINEISETVLFLISDNISYITGQVIHINGGMYMP
- the acpP gene encoding acyl carrier protein, with the translated sequence MKNLEKRVKKIISKQLGLMEEEVKNTSSLTEDLGADSLDNVELIMTLEDEFNIEIQDEEAEDLTTVQSILNFLKNKCQ
- a CDS encoding pseudouridine synthase, which produces PILKELHKQLKENKIKKKYLALVHGIWPINLKYISAPLLKIKLNNDHMVKINNICGKFSKTYFKIKTRYVNNTLMSITPITGRMHQIRVHSQYANHPIVLDKKYGKINLDHEIKNNYSIQRLLLHASSISFFHPKKKNILLSQHQ
- a CDS encoding ACP S-malonyltransferase, which codes for MRLYAMLFPGQEKQKKNVLLSLIKKYKIIKQTFDESSEYVGHNLYKLVDNSSQQEMDKSKYTKLITLTISVAMYRLWQQKNRNIPVILSGHSLGEYSALVCAESLKFCDAIKLIILRDKFMKESMKHKLGAMNVIIGLKQFKIEKILKKFNIIKEVSIACINTYNQIVISGEKCAVYKVSSACQKIGAKKIFRLSINPPSHCMLMIEASKKLSTILKHISFKIPIFPIVNNVDVKCETSAHAIRSALTRQLYNPVRWSEIITYLSNKYVSMFIELGLNNTLTNLNKSTIAIPSISPNNTVNFYQRF